A DNA window from Providencia huaxiensis contains the following coding sequences:
- the tuf gene encoding elongation factor Tu: protein MSKEKFERSKPHVNVGTIGHVDHGKTTLTAAITTVLAKTYGGSARAFDQIDNAPEEKARGITISTSHVEYDTPTRHYAHVDCPGHADYVKNMITGAAQMDGAILVVAATDGPMPQTREHILLGRQVGVPYIIVFLNKCDMVDDEELLELVEMEVRELLSQYDFPGDDTPVVRGSALKALEGNPEWEAKIVELAGHLDSYIPEPERAIDKPFLLPIEDVFSISGRGTVVTGRVERGIIKVGEEVEIVGIQDTVKTTCTGVEMFRKLLDEGRAGENVGVLLRGTKREEIQRGQVLAKPGSIKPHTKFESEVYILSKDEGGRHTPFFKGYRPQFYFRTTDVTGTIELPEGVEMVMPGDNINMIVTLIHPIAMDDGLRFAIREGGRTVGAGVVAKIIA, encoded by the coding sequence GTGTCTAAAGAAAAATTTGAACGTTCAAAACCGCACGTTAACGTTGGTACTATCGGCCACGTTGACCACGGTAAAACTACTCTGACAGCAGCTATCACTACTGTTCTGGCTAAAACTTACGGCGGTTCTGCTCGTGCATTCGACCAAATCGATAACGCACCAGAAGAAAAAGCGCGTGGTATCACCATCTCTACTTCACACGTAGAATACGATACTCCAACTCGCCACTACGCACACGTAGACTGCCCAGGACACGCCGACTATGTTAAAAACATGATCACTGGTGCTGCTCAGATGGACGGTGCAATCCTGGTTGTTGCTGCGACTGATGGCCCAATGCCACAAACTCGTGAGCACATCCTGTTAGGCCGCCAAGTAGGTGTTCCTTACATCATCGTTTTCCTGAACAAATGTGACATGGTAGACGACGAAGAACTGTTAGAATTAGTTGAAATGGAAGTTCGTGAACTTCTGTCTCAATACGATTTCCCAGGCGACGACACTCCAGTTGTCCGTGGTTCAGCTCTGAAAGCGCTGGAAGGCAACCCAGAGTGGGAAGCGAAAATTGTTGAATTAGCAGGTCACTTGGATTCTTACATCCCAGAACCAGAGCGTGCAATTGACAAACCATTCCTGCTGCCAATCGAAGACGTATTCTCAATCTCTGGTCGTGGTACAGTAGTAACAGGCCGTGTTGAGCGTGGTATCATCAAAGTTGGTGAAGAAGTTGAAATCGTTGGTATCCAAGACACGGTTAAAACAACTTGTACTGGCGTTGAAATGTTCCGTAAACTGCTGGACGAAGGTCGTGCGGGTGAGAACGTTGGTGTTCTGCTGCGTGGTACTAAACGTGAAGAAATTCAACGTGGTCAAGTACTGGCAAAACCAGGTTCAATCAAGCCACACACTAAATTCGAATCAGAAGTCTATATTCTGAGCAAAGATGAAGGTGGTCGTCACACTCCATTCTTCAAAGGTTACCGTCCACAGTTCTACTTCCGTACAACTGACGTAACAGGTACTATCGAACTGCCAGAAGGCGTAGAGATGGTAATGCCAGGTGATAACATCAACATGATCGTTACCCTGATCCACCCAATCGCGATGGACGACGGTTTACGTTTCGCAATTCGTGAAGGTGGCCGTACTGTAGGTGCGGGTGTTGTTGCAAAAATTATTGCATAA
- the secE gene encoding preprotein translocase subunit SecE — MSANSEAQGSGRSADIFKWVIVCALLIIAIVGNYYFRQYNLALRAFAVVAVVAIAGAVALWTTKGKATLAFAREARVEMRKVIWPTRQETLQTTLIVAAVTAVMSLILWGLDGILVRLVSFITSLRLF, encoded by the coding sequence ATGAGTGCGAATAGCGAAGCTCAAGGAAGTGGACGCAGTGCAGACATCTTCAAGTGGGTCATTGTCTGTGCCTTATTAATAATTGCTATTGTTGGTAATTATTACTTCCGTCAATATAATCTCGCGCTGCGTGCTTTTGCAGTTGTGGCTGTTGTCGCTATTGCAGGTGCTGTCGCTTTATGGACCACAAAAGGTAAAGCTACACTGGCGTTTGCACGCGAAGCTCGCGTCGAGATGAGAAAAGTCATTTGGCCTACTCGCCAGGAAACATTACAAACTACTTTAATTGTTGCTGCAGTAACGGCTGTAATGTCATTAATACTGTGGGGACTCGATGGTATCCTGGTGCGTTTAGTTTCATTTATTACAAGCCTGAGGTTATTCTAA
- the nusG gene encoding transcription termination/antitermination protein NusG: MSDSPKKRWYVIQAFSGFEGRVAQSLREHIKLHAMEDSFGEVMVPTEEVVEIRSGQRRKSERKFFPGYVLVQMVMNDDSWHLVRSVPRVMGFIGGTSDRPAPISDKEVDAIMNRLQQVGDKPRPKTLFEPGEMVRVSEGPFADFNGVVEEIDYEKSRLKVSVSIFGRATPVELDFGQVEKA; encoded by the coding sequence ATGTCCGATTCACCTAAAAAGCGCTGGTATGTCATTCAGGCATTCTCTGGTTTTGAAGGTCGCGTAGCACAGTCTTTACGTGAACATATCAAATTACATGCTATGGAAGATTCTTTTGGCGAAGTTATGGTTCCAACAGAAGAAGTTGTTGAAATCCGTAGCGGTCAGCGCCGTAAGAGTGAACGCAAATTCTTCCCAGGCTATGTCTTAGTCCAAATGGTCATGAATGATGACTCTTGGCACTTAGTACGTAGTGTACCGCGTGTAATGGGGTTCATTGGCGGAACGTCAGATCGTCCAGCGCCAATTAGCGATAAAGAAGTTGATGCTATTATGAACCGCTTACAACAAGTTGGTGATAAGCCACGTCCGAAAACACTGTTTGAACCAGGTGAAATGGTTCGTGTTAGCGAAGGCCCATTTGCTGACTTTAACGGTGTTGTTGAAGAAATTGATTATGAAAAGAGCCGCTTGAAAGTCTCTGTTTCTATCTTTGGTCGTGCAACTCCAGTCGAATTGGATTTTGGTCAGGTAGAGAAAGCCTAA
- the rplK gene encoding 50S ribosomal protein L11 — MAKKVQAYVKLQVAAGMANPSPPVGPALGQQGVNIMEFCKAFNAKTDSLEKGLPIPVVITVYADRSFTFVTKTPPAAVLLKKAAGVKSGSGKPNKDKVGKVTSAQIREIAETKAADMTGADVDAMMRSIEGTARSMGLVVED; from the coding sequence ATGGCTAAGAAAGTTCAAGCCTACGTTAAGCTGCAAGTTGCAGCTGGTATGGCGAACCCAAGTCCACCGGTTGGTCCAGCACTGGGTCAACAAGGTGTTAACATCATGGAATTCTGTAAAGCGTTCAACGCAAAAACAGACAGCCTGGAAAAAGGTTTACCAATTCCTGTTGTTATTACTGTTTACGCAGACCGTTCTTTCACTTTCGTTACCAAAACTCCACCTGCAGCAGTTCTGCTGAAAAAAGCAGCTGGCGTTAAGTCTGGTTCAGGCAAGCCTAACAAAGATAAAGTTGGTAAAGTGACCTCTGCTCAGATTCGTGAAATCGCTGAAACTAAAGCTGCGGACATGACTGGTGCTGATGTTGACGCAATGATGCGTTCAATTGAAGGTACTGCTCGTTCCATGGGCCTGGTAGTGGAGGACTAA
- the rplA gene encoding 50S ribosomal protein L1, with amino-acid sequence MAKLTKRMRNIREKVDVTKQYDINEAVALLKELATAKFVESVDVAINLGIDARKSDQNVRGATVLPHGTGRSVRVAVFAQGANAEAAKAAGAELVGMEDLADKIKAGEMDFDVVIASPDAMRVVGQLGQVLGPRGLMPNPKVGTVTPNVAEAVNNAKAGQVRYRNDKNGIIHTTIGKVDFDADKLKENLEALLIALKKAKPASAKGVFIKKVSLSTTMGAGVAVDQAGLSATV; translated from the coding sequence ATGGCTAAACTGACTAAGCGCATGCGCAATATCCGTGAGAAAGTTGATGTAACTAAACAGTATGACATCAATGAAGCCGTTGCACTGCTGAAAGAATTAGCAACTGCTAAATTCGTAGAAAGCGTTGACGTAGCTATCAACCTGGGCATCGATGCTCGTAAATCTGACCAAAACGTTCGCGGTGCAACTGTACTGCCACACGGTACTGGCCGTTCAGTTCGCGTTGCTGTGTTCGCACAAGGCGCAAACGCTGAAGCTGCTAAAGCTGCAGGCGCTGAACTGGTAGGTATGGAAGATCTGGCTGATAAAATCAAAGCTGGTGAAATGGACTTTGACGTTGTTATTGCTTCTCCAGATGCAATGCGCGTTGTTGGCCAATTAGGTCAAGTTCTGGGCCCACGTGGTCTGATGCCAAACCCGAAAGTTGGTACTGTAACTCCTAACGTTGCTGAAGCAGTTAACAATGCTAAAGCAGGTCAGGTTCGTTACCGTAACGATAAAAACGGAATCATCCATACCACTATCGGTAAAGTTGATTTCGACGCTGACAAACTGAAAGAAAACTTAGAAGCTCTGCTGATTGCACTGAAAAAAGCAAAACCAGCTTCAGCTAAAGGTGTTTTCATCAAGAAAGTTAGCCTGTCTACCACTATGGGTGCAGGTGTTGCTGTTGACCAAGCTGGTCTGTCAGCGACAGTTTAA
- the rplJ gene encoding 50S ribosomal protein L10 encodes MALNLQDKQAIVAEVSEVAKGALSAVVADSRGVTVAKMTELRKAGREAGVYIRVVRNTLIRRAVEGTSYDVLKDVFVGPTLIAFSNEHPGAGARLFKEFAKANPAFEIKAAAFEGELIQAKDIDRLATLPTYDEAIARLMATMKEAAAGKLVRTLAALRDQKEAA; translated from the coding sequence ATGGCACTAAATCTTCAAGACAAACAAGCGATTGTTGCTGAAGTCAGCGAAGTAGCCAAAGGCGCGCTTTCTGCAGTTGTTGCCGATTCACGCGGCGTAACTGTAGCAAAAATGACTGAACTGCGTAAAGCAGGTCGCGAAGCTGGCGTTTATATCCGTGTTGTTCGTAATACACTGATCCGCCGTGCTGTTGAAGGTACTTCTTATGATGTACTGAAAGACGTGTTTGTCGGTCCAACCTTAATTGCTTTCTCTAACGAACACCCGGGCGCTGGCGCTCGTCTGTTCAAAGAGTTCGCGAAAGCGAATCCAGCATTTGAGATTAAAGCTGCGGCCTTTGAAGGTGAGTTAATCCAAGCGAAAGATATCGATCGTCTGGCAACTCTCCCAACTTACGATGAAGCAATCGCACGCCTGATGGCAACCATGAAAGAAGCCGCTGCCGGCAAATTGGTTCGTACTCTGGCTGCTCTGCGCGATCAGAAAGAAGCTGCATAA
- the rplL gene encoding 50S ribosomal protein L7/L12: MSITKDQILDAVAEMSVMDVVELITMMEEKFGVSAAAAVAVAAGPAEAAEEKTEFDVVLSAIGGNKVAVIKAVRGATGLGLKEAKDMVESAPATIKEAASKDEAETLKKALEEAGASVELK; encoded by the coding sequence ATGTCTATCACTAAAGACCAAATCCTTGATGCAGTTGCAGAAATGTCTGTAATGGACGTTGTTGAACTGATTACTATGATGGAAGAAAAATTCGGCGTTTCTGCTGCTGCAGCTGTTGCTGTTGCTGCGGGCCCAGCTGAAGCTGCTGAAGAAAAAACTGAATTCGACGTTGTTCTGTCTGCTATCGGCGGTAACAAAGTTGCAGTTATCAAAGCAGTACGTGGCGCAACCGGTCTTGGCTTAAAAGAAGCTAAAGACATGGTAGAATCTGCTCCAGCTACTATCAAAGAAGCTGCAAGCAAAGATGAAGCTGAAACTCTGAAGAAAGCTCTTGAAGAAGCAGGCGCTTCTGTTGAACTTAAATAA
- the rpoB gene encoding DNA-directed RNA polymerase subunit beta, whose product MVYSYTEKKRIRKDFGKRPQVLDIPYLLSIQLDSFQKFIEQDPDGQNGLEAAFRSVFPIQSYSGNAELQYVSYRLGEPVFDVKECQIRGVTYSAPLRVKLRLIVYEREAPEGTVKDIKEQEVYMGEIPLMTENGTFVINGTERVIVSQLHRSPGVFFDSDKGKTHSSGKVLYNARIIPYRGSWLDFEFDPKDNLFVRIDRRRKLPATIILRAMDYNTEEILNLFFDKTVFQIRDNKLMMTLVPERLRGETASFDIEANGKVYVEKGRRITARHIRQLEKEEINSIEVPVEYIAGKVVARDYIDESTGELICAANMELSLDMLARLSQSGHKTIETLFTNDLDHGAYISETVRVDPTNDRLSALVEIYRMMRPGEPPTREAAENLFENLFFSEDRYDLSAVGRMKFNRSLNREEIEGSGILSEEDIIDVMRKLIDIRNGKGEVDDIDHLGNRRIRSVGEMAENQFRVGLVRVERAVKERLSLGDLDALMPQDMINAKPISAAVKEFFGSSQLSQFMDQNNPLSEITHKRRISALGPGGLTRERAGFEVRDVHPTHYGRVCPIETPEGPNIGLINSLSVYAQTNEYGFLETPYRLVRDGLVTDEIHYLSAIEEGNFIIAQANTVLGDDGSFVEELITCRNKGESSLFSREQVEYMDVSTQQVVSVGASLIPFLEHDDANRALMGANMQRQAVPTLRADKPLVGTGMERAVAVDSGVTAVARRGGSVQYVDASRIVIKVNEDEMYPGEAGIDIYNLTKYTRSNQNTCISQMPCVSLGEPVERGDVLADGPSTDLGELALGQNMRVAFMPWNGYNFEDSILVSERVVQEDRFTTIHIQELSCVSRDTKLGPEEITADIPNVGEAALSKLDESGIVYIGAEVKGGDILVGKVTPKGETQLTPEEKLLRAIFGEKASDVKDSSLRVPNGVSGTVIDVQVFTRDGVEKDKRALEIEETQLRDAKKDLTEELRIFEAGLFARIRSVLVNGGIEAEKLDKLPRDRWLELSLADEEKQNQLEQLAEQYDELKSEFEKKLDAKRRKITQGDDLAPGVLKIVKVYLAVKRQIQPGDKMAGRHGNKGVISKINPVEDMPYDENGNPVDIVLNPLGVPSRMNIGQILETHLGMAAKGIGEKINAMLKQQEEVAKLREFIQKAYDLGDDPRQKVDLNTFSDEEVMRLAENLKKGMPIATPVFDGAKEKEIKELLKLGGLPTSGQITLFDGRTGEKFERQVTVGYMYMLKLNHLVDDKMHARSTGSYSLVTQQPLGGKAQFGGQRFGEMEVWALEAYGAAYTLQEMLTVKSDDVNGRTKMYKNIVDGSHQMEPGMPESFNVLLKEIRSLGINIELEDE is encoded by the coding sequence ATGGTTTACTCCTATACCGAGAAAAAACGTATTCGTAAGGATTTTGGTAAACGTCCACAAGTTTTGGACATACCTTATCTCCTTTCTATCCAACTTGACTCGTTCCAGAAGTTTATCGAGCAAGATCCTGATGGCCAGAATGGGCTGGAAGCAGCTTTCCGTTCTGTGTTTCCAATTCAGAGCTACAGCGGTAATGCTGAATTACAATATGTCAGCTATCGTTTAGGCGAGCCTGTTTTTGATGTTAAAGAATGTCAAATTCGCGGTGTAACTTACTCTGCGCCTTTGCGTGTGAAATTGCGTCTCATCGTTTATGAGCGTGAAGCACCGGAAGGAACTGTTAAAGACATCAAAGAACAAGAAGTCTACATGGGTGAAATTCCACTCATGACTGAAAACGGAACTTTCGTTATCAACGGTACTGAGCGTGTTATCGTTTCTCAGTTACACCGTAGTCCGGGTGTATTCTTTGACAGCGATAAAGGTAAAACACACTCTTCAGGTAAAGTGCTCTATAACGCACGTATTATCCCTTACCGTGGTTCATGGCTTGATTTCGAATTTGACCCGAAAGATAACCTGTTTGTACGTATTGACCGTCGCCGTAAATTACCTGCGACCATTATTCTGCGTGCAATGGATTACAACACCGAAGAAATCTTAAATCTGTTCTTCGACAAAACTGTATTCCAAATCCGTGATAATAAACTGATGATGACGCTGGTTCCTGAGCGTCTGCGTGGTGAAACTGCTTCTTTTGATATCGAAGCGAACGGTAAAGTCTATGTAGAAAAAGGCCGCCGTATCACTGCACGTCATATTCGTCAGTTAGAAAAAGAAGAAATCAATAGCATCGAAGTACCTGTTGAATATATCGCAGGTAAAGTTGTTGCTAGAGACTACATTGATGAAAGCACCGGTGAGCTGATTTGTGCAGCGAACATGGAACTTTCTTTAGACATGTTGGCACGTCTGAGCCAGTCTGGTCATAAAACAATCGAAACATTGTTTACCAATGACTTAGACCACGGTGCTTACATTTCTGAAACCGTTCGTGTCGACCCAACTAACGACCGTCTGAGTGCATTGGTAGAAATCTACCGCATGATGCGTCCTGGTGAGCCACCAACCCGCGAAGCTGCAGAAAACCTGTTCGAGAACCTGTTCTTCTCTGAAGACCGTTACGACTTGTCTGCGGTAGGTCGTATGAAGTTCAACCGTTCACTGAACCGTGAAGAAATTGAAGGTTCAGGTATCCTGAGTGAAGAAGACATCATTGATGTTATGCGTAAACTCATCGATATCCGTAACGGTAAAGGCGAAGTGGATGATATCGACCACTTAGGTAACCGTCGTATTCGTTCCGTTGGCGAAATGGCTGAGAACCAATTCCGTGTAGGTCTGGTTCGTGTTGAGCGTGCAGTGAAAGAGCGTCTTTCTCTGGGCGACCTCGATGCATTAATGCCACAAGATATGATCAACGCGAAACCAATTTCAGCCGCAGTGAAAGAGTTCTTTGGTTCTAGCCAGCTGTCCCAATTTATGGACCAGAACAACCCACTGTCTGAAATTACGCACAAACGTCGTATCTCTGCGTTAGGCCCAGGTGGTCTGACTCGTGAGCGTGCGGGCTTCGAAGTACGTGACGTTCACCCAACTCACTACGGTCGTGTCTGTCCTATCGAAACGCCTGAAGGTCCGAACATCGGTCTGATCAACTCATTATCTGTTTATGCACAGACCAATGAGTATGGTTTCTTAGAAACCCCATACCGTTTAGTGCGTGATGGTCTAGTTACAGACGAAATCCATTATCTGTCTGCAATTGAAGAAGGTAACTTCATCATTGCTCAGGCAAACACCGTTTTAGGTGATGATGGTAGCTTCGTTGAAGAACTGATTACTTGCCGTAACAAAGGTGAATCAAGTTTATTCAGCCGTGAACAGGTTGAGTATATGGACGTTTCGACTCAACAGGTTGTTTCTGTTGGTGCGTCACTGATCCCATTCCTTGAACACGATGACGCCAACCGTGCATTGATGGGTGCGAATATGCAACGTCAAGCGGTTCCTACTCTGCGTGCTGACAAACCATTAGTTGGTACGGGTATGGAACGTGCAGTAGCGGTTGACTCGGGTGTTACCGCTGTTGCAAGACGTGGTGGTTCAGTTCAGTACGTTGATGCGTCTCGTATCGTTATCAAAGTTAACGAAGATGAGATGTATCCGGGCGAAGCTGGAATCGATATTTATAACCTGACTAAATATACTCGTTCTAACCAGAACACCTGTATTAGCCAGATGCCTTGCGTATCTTTAGGTGAGCCAGTTGAACGTGGTGACGTGTTAGCAGATGGTCCTTCAACAGACCTCGGCGAATTAGCACTTGGTCAAAACATGCGCGTGGCATTCATGCCATGGAATGGTTATAACTTCGAAGACTCCATCTTAGTTTCTGAGCGTGTTGTTCAAGAAGACCGTTTCACTACTATTCATATTCAGGAACTCTCTTGTGTGTCTCGTGACACTAAATTAGGGCCTGAAGAAATCACTGCAGATATTCCAAACGTCGGTGAAGCTGCTCTGTCTAAACTTGACGAATCCGGTATCGTGTATATCGGTGCGGAAGTGAAAGGCGGCGACATTCTGGTTGGTAAAGTCACACCTAAAGGTGAAACTCAGCTGACGCCAGAAGAGAAACTGTTACGTGCTATCTTCGGTGAAAAAGCATCAGACGTTAAAGACTCTTCTTTACGTGTTCCTAACGGTGTTTCTGGTACGGTTATTGACGTACAAGTATTTACCCGTGACGGTGTAGAGAAAGACAAACGTGCATTAGAGATCGAAGAAACTCAGTTACGTGATGCGAAGAAAGACTTAACAGAAGAGCTGCGTATTTTCGAAGCTGGCCTGTTTGCTCGTATCCGTTCTGTACTGGTTAACGGCGGAATTGAAGCTGAAAAACTGGACAAACTGCCTCGCGATCGTTGGTTAGAGTTATCTTTAGCAGACGAAGAGAAGCAAAACCAGTTAGAGCAATTAGCTGAACAGTATGACGAACTGAAATCTGAGTTTGAGAAAAAACTTGATGCAAAACGTCGTAAAATTACTCAAGGTGATGACTTAGCACCTGGTGTACTGAAAATTGTTAAGGTTTATCTGGCGGTTAAACGTCAAATTCAACCGGGTGATAAAATGGCGGGTCGCCATGGTAACAAAGGTGTTATCTCAAAAATCAACCCAGTTGAAGACATGCCTTATGATGAAAACGGTAACCCAGTTGACATCGTTCTGAACCCGCTAGGCGTACCATCACGTATGAACATCGGTCAGATTTTGGAAACCCACTTAGGGATGGCTGCGAAAGGTATTGGTGAAAAAATCAATGCTATGCTTAAACAGCAAGAAGAAGTTGCCAAACTGCGTGAGTTTATCCAAAAAGCGTACGATTTAGGTGATGATCCACGCCAGAAAGTTGACTTGAATACTTTCTCTGACGAAGAAGTTATGCGTTTGGCTGAGAACCTGAAAAAAGGTATGCCAATTGCGACACCAGTATTTGATGGTGCGAAAGAGAAAGAAATCAAAGAACTGCTGAAATTGGGTGGTCTGCCAACTTCAGGTCAGATTACATTATTCGATGGTCGTACTGGCGAGAAATTTGAGCGTCAAGTTACCGTTGGTTATATGTATATGCTGAAACTGAACCACTTGGTTGACGATAAGATGCACGCCCGTTCAACTGGTTCTTATAGCTTGGTTACTCAGCAACCGCTGGGTGGTAAAGCGCAGTTCGGTGGTCAGCGTTTCGGGGAGATGGAAGTGTGGGCACTGGAAGCATACGGTGCAGCCTATACTCTTCAAGAAATGCTTACAGTTAAATCGGATGACGTTAACGGCCGTACGAAGATGTATAAAAACATCGTCGATGGCAGCCATCAGATGGAACCTGGTATGCCGGAATCTTTCAACGTATTGCTGAAAGAAATCCGTTCTCTGGGTATCAACATCGAGCTGGAAGACGAGTAA